The following are from one region of the Vibrio rarus genome:
- the sodB gene encoding superoxide dismutase [Fe], giving the protein MAFELPALPYAKDALLPHISAETLEFHHGKHHNTYVVKLNGLIPGTEFEGKTLEEIVKTSTGGVFNNAAQIWNHTFYWHCLAPKAGGEPTGAVADAINTAFGSFEEFKAKFTDSAINNFGSSWTWLVKKADGSLDIVNTSNAATPLTEEGVTPLLTVDLWEHAYYIDYRNVRPEYMNGFWALVNWEFVAENLAK; this is encoded by the coding sequence ATGGCATTTGAATTACCAGCTCTTCCTTACGCAAAAGACGCACTACTACCACACATCTCTGCTGAGACTCTAGAATTTCACCACGGCAAGCACCATAACACTTACGTTGTTAAGCTAAACGGTCTTATCCCTGGTACTGAGTTTGAAGGTAAAACATTAGAAGAGATCGTTAAAACCTCTACTGGTGGTGTATTTAACAACGCAGCACAAATTTGGAACCACACTTTCTACTGGCACTGTCTAGCGCCAAAAGCAGGTGGTGAACCAACAGGCGCGGTAGCCGATGCTATCAACACAGCGTTTGGTTCTTTTGAAGAATTTAAAGCAAAATTCACTGACTCTGCGATTAACAACTTTGGCTCTTCTTGGACTTGGCTTGTTAAAAAGGCTGACGGTTCACTAGACATCGTTAACACTTCAAATGCAGCAACTCCTCTAACAGAAGAAGGCGTTACACCACTTCTTACTGTCGACCTATGGGAACACGCTTACTACATTGATTACCGTAACGTTCGTCCAGAATACATGAATGGTTTCTGGGCTCTTGTTAACTGGGAATTCGTTGCAGAGAATCTAGCTAAATAA
- the gloA gene encoding lactoylglutathione lyase has protein sequence MSQGRVLHTMFRVGDLDKSIEFYTKVMGMKLLRKNENKEYKYTLAFVGFGDESQGAVIELTYNWGTTEYDLGDAFGHVAIGYQDIYTTCDAIKAAGGNVTREPGPVKGGSTHIAFVTDPDGYKIELIQNESAAAGLNG, from the coding sequence ATGTCTCAAGGTCGCGTATTACACACCATGTTTCGCGTGGGTGATTTAGATAAATCTATTGAGTTTTATACCAAAGTTATGGGTATGAAACTGCTACGTAAGAACGAAAATAAAGAATACAAATACACCCTCGCTTTTGTCGGTTTTGGCGATGAATCCCAAGGAGCTGTGATTGAGTTGACCTACAATTGGGGAACCACTGAGTACGATCTTGGTGACGCTTTTGGTCATGTTGCCATTGGCTATCAAGACATCTACACCACTTGCGATGCCATTAAAGCCGCCGGCGGTAATGTGACTCGCGAGCCGGGTCCGGTAAAAGGGGGGTCAACACATATTGCTTTTGTTACCGATCCTGATGGCTACAAAATCGAACTTATCCAAAATGAAAGTGCTGCTGCAGGTTTAAACGGCTAG
- the rnt gene encoding ribonuclease T: MSVENEALTLKKRFRGYFPVVIDVETAGFNASTDALLEICAVTLAMDENGDLHPASTLSFQVEPFEGANLEQEALDFIGIRDPYSPLRGAIPESEALKEIYKLVRKEQKQAGCSRAIIVAHNAAFDHGFVSKASERSKLKRVPFHPFATFDTATLSGLAFGQTVLAKACRAAKIEFDSKEAHSALYDTQKTAELFCQIVNQWKALGGWPLIGEE; encoded by the coding sequence ATGTCTGTAGAAAATGAAGCTTTGACCCTGAAAAAACGATTTAGAGGGTATTTCCCTGTAGTTATTGATGTGGAAACCGCCGGTTTTAACGCCTCAACTGATGCATTGCTTGAAATTTGCGCAGTCACACTGGCCATGGATGAAAATGGCGACTTGCACCCAGCAAGCACTCTGAGTTTCCAAGTCGAACCTTTCGAAGGCGCTAATCTAGAACAGGAAGCTCTGGATTTTATTGGTATTCGTGACCCTTATAGTCCACTGCGTGGCGCTATTCCTGAGTCAGAAGCTTTAAAAGAAATTTATAAACTGGTTCGCAAAGAGCAAAAACAAGCGGGCTGTAGCCGCGCGATTATTGTGGCGCACAATGCCGCTTTTGATCATGGTTTTGTGTCTAAAGCCAGTGAACGCAGTAAATTAAAGCGTGTGCCATTTCACCCTTTTGCCACATTCGACACGGCCACATTAAGTGGATTAGCTTTTGGGCAAACCGTTTTAGCCAAAGCATGTCGAGCTGCTAAAATTGAATTTGATAGTAAAGAAGCGCACTCAGCACTTTACGATACTCAGAAAACCGCAGAATTATTTTGTCAAATTGTCAATCAGTGGAAAGCACTTGGTGGCTGGCCGTTGATCGGAGAAGAATAA
- a CDS encoding YchE family NAAT transporter: MQGIEIAVYLQFFVGLFAIVNPVGIMPIFVSLTSHLTPEERIKTASTANIAVAVILIVSLFAGQMLLDMFSISLDSFRIAGGLLLVSIAFSMMNGQLGEQKQNKQEKAESISKEQVGVVPLAMPLMAGPGAISSTIVFGSNHSGPVDYFAVTITVVVFSFCCWGLFRSAPLIVRFLGQTGINVITRIMGLILGSLGIEFIAGGIGALFPGLMQ; the protein is encoded by the coding sequence ATGCAAGGTATCGAAATCGCTGTATATTTACAGTTTTTTGTTGGCTTATTTGCCATCGTCAACCCAGTAGGCATCATGCCGATTTTTGTCTCGTTGACGAGCCATCTCACACCGGAAGAACGCATCAAAACCGCATCGACAGCCAACATCGCCGTCGCCGTTATTTTGATTGTGTCTTTATTTGCTGGGCAAATGTTGTTGGATATGTTCAGTATTTCTCTTGATTCGTTTCGAATCGCGGGGGGACTGTTGTTAGTCAGCATTGCTTTTTCAATGATGAACGGACAACTCGGTGAACAAAAACAAAACAAGCAAGAAAAAGCAGAAAGCATCAGTAAAGAGCAAGTGGGCGTGGTGCCTCTTGCCATGCCATTGATGGCAGGACCTGGGGCGATAAGTTCAACCATAGTATTTGGCTCAAACCACAGTGGCCCAGTAGATTATTTTGCGGTGACGATTACCGTTGTCGTGTTCTCGTTTTGTTGTTGGGGACTGTTTCGCTCTGCGCCTCTCATCGTACGTTTTTTAGGCCAAACAGGGATTAACGTCATTACTCGTATTATGGGTTTGATACTTGGCTCTCTAGGAATTGAGTTTATTGCCGGTGGTATTGGCGCCCTATTCCCAGGTTTAATGCAGTAG
- a CDS encoding ion transporter — protein MSHLEHSLRHKLYVIIFRTDTALGRWFDICLIVSILASLLVLILGSVESVNERWFSQLAYLELLFTLLFTIEYLLRLYCSPKPWAYAKSFYGFVDLMAILPFYIALLVPNAHFLGVVRLLRVMRIFRILKLVQYIQDSNVIMRSLWNSRRKIFVFFSMVAILVTIFGSLLYVIEGPENGFTSIPTSIYWAIVTITTVGYGDISPVTTLGRAIASLTMLLGYSILAVPTGIITAEMSQEVKQQKRTYYEHRNLVMCPNCMKNGHEPDAFHCKHCGSELPDHEQRVVKITDHHSDYD, from the coding sequence ATGTCACACCTCGAACACAGCCTACGCCACAAACTGTATGTGATCATCTTTCGAACCGACACCGCACTTGGACGTTGGTTCGATATCTGTCTCATTGTGTCTATTCTTGCCTCGTTACTGGTGTTAATTTTAGGCTCTGTGGAATCGGTCAATGAGCGATGGTTTAGCCAACTCGCCTATCTTGAGTTGCTGTTCACCCTCTTATTTACCATTGAATACCTCCTGCGTCTGTATTGCTCACCGAAACCTTGGGCGTACGCTAAAAGCTTTTATGGCTTTGTTGATTTAATGGCTATCCTGCCCTTCTATATCGCTCTATTAGTGCCTAACGCTCATTTTCTAGGAGTAGTGCGACTATTGCGGGTGATGCGCATTTTTCGAATCCTAAAATTGGTGCAATACATTCAAGATTCAAATGTCATTATGCGTTCTTTATGGAACTCTCGACGTAAGATTTTTGTTTTCTTCAGTATGGTCGCTATCTTAGTGACGATTTTCGGCTCACTGCTGTATGTTATAGAAGGTCCTGAAAACGGCTTTACCAGCATCCCTACAAGCATTTATTGGGCCATTGTCACCATCACCACCGTTGGCTATGGTGATATATCCCCCGTCACCACGCTAGGGCGCGCCATCGCATCATTAACCATGCTATTGGGTTATTCTATATTGGCAGTGCCCACTGGCATTATCACCGCCGAAATGAGCCAAGAAGTAAAGCAGCAGAAGAGAACCTATTATGAACATCGCAATTTGGTGATGTGCCCTAACTGCATGAAAAATGGCCATGAACCCGACGCTTTTCATTGCAAGCATTGCGGTAGCGAACTCCCCGACCATGAGCAGCGTGTGGTAAAGATTACTGACCATCATTCAGATTATGACTGA
- the adhE gene encoding bifunctional acetaldehyde-CoA/alcohol dehydrogenase produces the protein MPVTNMAELDALVARVKAAQEEFATFSQQQVDAIFRAASLAANQARIPLAQQAVAESGMGIVEDKVIKNHFASEFIYNKYKDEKTCGILDEDDNLGTMTIAEPVGIICGIVPTTNPTSTAIFKSLISLKTRNGIIFSPHPRAKNSTNDAAKLVLDAAVAAGAPKDIIGWIDQPSVELSNGLMKHDGIALILATGGPGMVKAAYSSGKPAIGVGAGNVPVVIDETADIKRAVASILMSKTFDNGVVCASEQAAIVVSEVYDEVKERFASHKAHVLSKADANKVRKVLLIDGNLNAKIVGQPAPAIAEMAGVKVPADTKVLVGEGLGKVSYDDEFAHEKLSPTLGLFRADNFEDAVEQAETMVEIGGIGHTSGLYTDQDTNADRIRYFGNKLKTARILINIPSTHGGIGDLYNFNVAPSLTLGCGSWGGNSISENVGPKHLINKKTVAKRAENMLWHKLPKSIYFRRGSLPIALGDLEGKKRAFLVTDRFLFNNGYADNIVQILKSQGIEVQTFFDVEADPTLSVVEKGAAAMQSFQPDVILALGGGSPMDAAKIMWVMYEHPETHFEELAMRFMDIRKRIYKFPKMGEKADLVCITTTSGTGSEVTPFAVVTDDKTGAKYPLADYELTPNMAIVDANLVMNMPKSLTAFGGYDAVTHALEAYVSVLANEYSDGQALQALKMLKEYLPSSYKNGAADPIAREKVHNAATIAGIAFAQSFLGVCHSIAHKIGAEFHLPHGLANALMISNVVRYNANDNPTKQTAFSQYDRPQARRRYAEVADHLGLSQAGDRTAQKIERLLTWLEELKKELDIPLSIQEAGVNEADFIAKLDELSVEAFDDQCTGANPRYPLITELKEVLTTSYYGKPYVEGETFEGTTVIKKKADQKTAKAK, from the coding sequence ATGCCTGTAACTAATATGGCGGAACTAGACGCTCTGGTAGCACGAGTTAAAGCAGCTCAAGAAGAATTTGCTACGTTTTCACAACAGCAAGTGGACGCAATTTTTCGTGCAGCTTCTTTAGCCGCTAACCAAGCACGTATTCCTCTGGCTCAGCAAGCTGTGGCAGAATCTGGAATGGGGATTGTCGAAGACAAAGTTATCAAAAACCACTTTGCATCTGAGTTTATCTACAACAAATATAAAGATGAAAAGACCTGTGGCATCTTAGATGAAGATGACAACCTAGGCACTATGACCATCGCAGAACCCGTAGGTATTATTTGTGGTATCGTTCCAACGACCAACCCAACCTCTACCGCTATTTTCAAATCTCTAATCTCACTTAAAACCCGTAACGGCATTATATTTTCGCCACACCCACGTGCGAAAAACTCAACGAATGACGCCGCTAAACTTGTTCTTGATGCTGCAGTAGCAGCCGGTGCTCCAAAAGACATCATTGGTTGGATTGACCAACCGTCGGTTGAGCTTTCTAACGGCCTTATGAAGCACGACGGCATTGCACTTATCCTTGCAACTGGTGGTCCAGGCATGGTTAAAGCCGCGTACTCTTCAGGTAAACCTGCAATCGGTGTTGGCGCGGGTAACGTGCCGGTTGTTATTGATGAAACCGCCGACATTAAACGTGCAGTGGCTTCTATTCTTATGTCAAAAACATTCGATAACGGTGTGGTATGTGCTTCCGAGCAGGCTGCTATCGTAGTAAGCGAAGTATATGACGAAGTTAAAGAGCGTTTTGCGTCGCACAAAGCACACGTATTAAGCAAAGCGGACGCCAACAAAGTGCGTAAAGTGCTACTTATCGACGGTAACTTGAACGCTAAGATCGTAGGTCAGCCTGCGCCAGCTATCGCTGAGATGGCGGGGGTTAAAGTCCCAGCGGATACTAAAGTTCTGGTGGGTGAAGGTCTTGGTAAAGTCTCTTATGACGATGAGTTCGCACATGAGAAACTCTCTCCAACTCTTGGTTTATTCCGCGCAGATAACTTTGAAGATGCGGTAGAACAAGCGGAAACTATGGTAGAAATTGGCGGTATCGGTCACACATCTGGCCTTTACACTGACCAAGACACAAACGCCGACCGTATTCGTTACTTTGGCAATAAACTAAAAACAGCACGTATTTTGATCAATATCCCATCAACACACGGTGGTATTGGCGATCTTTACAACTTCAACGTTGCCCCTTCGCTCACTCTAGGTTGCGGTTCTTGGGGGGGGAACTCTATTTCTGAGAACGTAGGTCCTAAACACCTTATCAATAAGAAAACTGTAGCGAAGCGAGCTGAAAATATGTTGTGGCACAAATTACCTAAGTCTATTTACTTCCGTCGTGGTAGCTTGCCCATTGCATTAGGTGATTTAGAAGGTAAAAAACGTGCATTCTTAGTAACGGACCGCTTCCTATTTAACAACGGTTATGCCGATAACATAGTACAAATTCTTAAGTCTCAAGGCATTGAAGTGCAAACCTTCTTCGACGTAGAAGCGGATCCAACGCTATCGGTGGTTGAAAAAGGCGCGGCAGCAATGCAAAGCTTCCAACCGGATGTGATTCTTGCCCTTGGTGGTGGTTCACCGATGGATGCTGCGAAAATTATGTGGGTTATGTACGAGCACCCAGAAACTCACTTTGAAGAACTGGCGATGCGCTTTATGGATATCCGTAAACGTATTTACAAGTTCCCTAAAATGGGTGAAAAAGCGGATCTTGTGTGTATTACTACCACCTCAGGTACCGGTTCTGAAGTGACGCCATTTGCGGTGGTCACTGATGACAAAACAGGGGCTAAATACCCATTAGCGGATTACGAACTAACACCTAATATGGCTATCGTTGATGCGAACTTAGTGATGAACATGCCTAAGTCTCTGACTGCATTTGGTGGTTACGATGCAGTGACTCATGCTCTAGAAGCTTATGTTTCTGTTCTTGCTAATGAGTATTCAGATGGTCAAGCTCTGCAAGCACTTAAGATGCTTAAAGAATACTTACCATCGAGCTACAAAAATGGCGCAGCAGACCCCATCGCTCGTGAGAAAGTACATAACGCTGCGACTATCGCTGGTATCGCGTTTGCGCAGTCTTTCCTTGGTGTGTGTCACTCAATTGCTCACAAAATCGGTGCTGAGTTCCACTTGCCACACGGTCTTGCGAACGCATTGATGATTTCGAACGTGGTTCGTTACAACGCCAACGACAACCCAACTAAGCAAACCGCCTTCTCTCAATACGACCGTCCACAAGCACGTCGTCGTTACGCAGAAGTGGCGGATCACCTTGGTCTAAGCCAAGCGGGTGACCGTACAGCGCAGAAGATTGAACGTCTACTAACTTGGCTGGAAGAGTTGAAGAAAGAGCTAGATATTCCACTATCTATCCAAGAAGCGGGTGTTAACGAAGCGGATTTCATTGCAAAATTAGATGAGCTTTCAGTAGAAGCGTTTGATGACCAATGTACAGGTGCAAACCCTCGCTACCCTCTTATCACAGAGCTTAAAGAAGTGCTGACTACCTCTTACTATGGCAAGCCATACGTTGAAGGTGAAACGTTTGAAGGCACGACAGTGATCAAGAAAAAAGCAGACCAAAAGACGGCGAAAGCAAAGTAA
- a CDS encoding Grx4 family monothiol glutaredoxin, translating into METLDKIKQQIEQNTILLYMKGSPKLPSCGFSSQASQALMACGEKFAYVDILQNPDIRAELPAYAQWPTFPQLWIEGELIGGCDIIIEMFQKGELQPLIKEAAARSASEE; encoded by the coding sequence ATGGAAACCCTAGATAAAATTAAACAGCAGATCGAACAAAACACCATTCTTCTATATATGAAAGGCTCACCTAAGCTTCCTAGCTGTGGATTTTCATCTCAAGCATCTCAAGCGCTAATGGCTTGTGGTGAGAAGTTTGCCTATGTGGATATTCTGCAAAATCCAGACATCCGTGCCGAGCTCCCAGCTTATGCTCAATGGCCAACATTCCCTCAATTGTGGATAGAAGGCGAGCTGATTGGTGGTTGTGACATTATCATCGAAATGTTCCAGAAAGGTGAACTGCAACCCCTTATTAAAGAAGCGGCTGCGCGTTCAGCAAGCGAAGAGTAA
- the asd gene encoding aspartate-semialdehyde dehydrogenase, which translates to MRVGLVGWRGMVGSVLMQRMVEEGDFDLIEPVFFSTSQVGIPAPVYAGKDAGMLQDAFDIESLKQLDAIVTCQGGSYTEKVYPALKQAGWKGYWIDAASTLRMDKNAIITLDPVNLAQIQQGIHSGTSTFVGGNCTVSLMLMALGGLYEKGLVEWMSAMTYQAASGAGAKNMRELISQMGVVQQSVATELADPASSILDIDRKVAETIRSDAFPTQQFGAPLAGSLIPWIDVKRDNGQSKEEWKAGVEANKILGLDGNPIAIDGTCVRIGAMRCHAQALTIKLKQNVPMDEIEEIIATHNDWVKVIPNERDISAQELTPAKVTGTMSVPVGRLRKMAMGDDFLNAFTVGDQLLWGAAEPLRRTLRIILQEKQ; encoded by the coding sequence ATGCGAGTAGGTTTAGTCGGCTGGCGTGGTATGGTTGGCTCAGTTTTAATGCAACGAATGGTCGAAGAAGGTGATTTTGATTTAATCGAGCCGGTCTTTTTCAGCACTTCTCAAGTGGGTATCCCTGCACCAGTTTATGCTGGTAAAGACGCGGGTATGTTGCAAGATGCTTTTGACATTGAAAGCCTAAAACAGCTTGATGCTATTGTGACTTGTCAAGGTGGCAGCTATACCGAAAAAGTGTATCCAGCATTAAAACAAGCGGGTTGGAAAGGTTACTGGATTGACGCCGCTTCTACGTTACGCATGGACAAAAACGCTATCATCACTCTGGATCCGGTAAACTTAGCGCAAATCCAACAAGGTATTCACTCTGGCACATCTACCTTTGTGGGTGGTAACTGTACAGTGAGCTTGATGCTTATGGCTTTAGGTGGGCTTTATGAGAAAGGCCTTGTTGAATGGATGAGTGCCATGACCTATCAAGCCGCATCGGGTGCAGGTGCGAAGAATATGCGTGAACTTATCTCACAAATGGGTGTGGTACAACAGTCGGTGGCGACTGAGCTTGCCGATCCTGCGTCCTCTATCCTAGATATTGATCGTAAAGTAGCAGAAACCATTCGTTCGGATGCCTTCCCAACTCAACAGTTTGGTGCGCCATTGGCGGGCTCATTGATCCCTTGGATTGATGTGAAGCGTGATAATGGACAAAGTAAAGAAGAATGGAAAGCCGGCGTTGAAGCGAACAAGATTTTAGGGCTAGATGGTAACCCTATTGCTATTGATGGCACTTGCGTTCGTATCGGTGCAATGCGTTGTCACGCACAAGCGCTAACCATTAAACTGAAGCAAAACGTACCTATGGACGAGATTGAAGAGATCATCGCCACCCATAACGATTGGGTTAAAGTGATTCCAAATGAGCGTGATATTAGCGCTCAAGAGCTGACACCGGCTAAAGTAACTGGAACCATGTCTGTTCCTGTGGGTCGCTTGCGTAAAATGGCTATGGGGGATGACTTCCTAAATGCCTTTACGGTTGGGGATCAGTTGTTGTGGGGGGCGGCAGAGCCACTTCGCCGTACGTTGCGTATTATCCTGCAAGAAAAACAATAA
- a CDS encoding SDR family oxidoreductase, producing the protein MKINNSVVVITSAGTVLGKTLALHFASLGAKVVITDKSSSLLKQTYRECLQSGYSVCTYTLTSDSQHRVDDMFHYIEQFYNQGVDILINHWENRPLPTLISPSSAEEFSAKFSIIVQSLFSCGHACAEQMRKHHTQGVIVNILTNEGLDTLLGTESTSSMVSGLTKSWAKELNPFDIRVGGILPSVHHCPFDDDLTNFASIREELIRNTEYIVANDSFNGRVMCC; encoded by the coding sequence ATGAAAATTAATAATTCCGTGGTGGTGATTACCTCGGCTGGAACGGTATTAGGCAAAACACTTGCTTTGCACTTTGCTTCGCTTGGCGCAAAAGTCGTTATTACCGATAAAAGTTCATCATTACTCAAGCAAACGTATAGAGAGTGCTTACAATCGGGTTACTCAGTTTGCACTTACACCCTCACCAGTGATAGCCAACACCGTGTCGACGATATGTTTCATTATATTGAACAGTTTTATAATCAAGGGGTCGATATTTTAATTAATCATTGGGAAAACCGCCCTCTCCCCACACTCATTAGCCCATCTTCTGCCGAAGAGTTCAGCGCAAAATTCTCTATTATTGTTCAATCACTTTTCAGCTGTGGGCATGCCTGCGCTGAACAAATGCGTAAACACCACACCCAAGGTGTCATCGTCAACATTCTTACCAATGAAGGGCTTGATACACTTTTAGGCACTGAGAGTACCAGTTCTATGGTCAGCGGTTTAACTAAAAGTTGGGCAAAAGAGTTAAACCCATTTGATATTCGCGTAGGAGGGATATTGCCTAGTGTACATCACTGCCCCTTTGATGATGACTTAACAAACTTTGCCTCTATAAGAGAAGAGTTGATCCGTAACACTGAGTACATTGTGGCTAACGATTCCTTTAATGGACGCGTCATGTGTTGCTAA
- a CDS encoding Na+/H+ antiporter family protein, whose amino-acid sequence MNPVVISVCIMLLLALMRVNVVVALTFSAIVGGLTAGMNITDTISAFEGGLGGGATIALSYAMLGTFAVAISKSGITDLLAQSVIKRINGQKSDSASTGLKYGVLIILVLITMSSQNVIPVHIAFIPILIPPLLAVFAKLNLDRRMIACVLTFGLVTPYMILPIGFGGIFLNNILLKNLHDNGLQNITASDVPMAMLLPALGMISGLLFAIFVSYRKPRTYQETEMMQIDAEPSHINKKHVLVAVLGIIAALSVQLYTGSMIIGALAGFMVFTFGGVIAWKETHDVFTRGVHMMAMIGFIMIAAAGFAAVMKATGGVETLVQALSTSIGDNKPLAALLMLIVGLLVTMGIGSSFSTIPIIATIYVPLATAFGFSPMAIVALVGTAAALGDAGSPASDSTLGPTSGLNMDGQHEHIWQTVVPTFIHYNIPLIIFGWIAAMTL is encoded by the coding sequence ATGAACCCTGTTGTTATATCCGTTTGCATCATGCTTTTATTGGCATTGATGCGTGTTAACGTTGTCGTTGCGTTAACCTTCAGTGCCATTGTTGGTGGGCTTACCGCTGGCATGAATATCACCGATACCATCTCAGCATTTGAAGGTGGCTTAGGTGGCGGTGCTACCATAGCGCTAAGTTACGCAATGCTTGGTACCTTTGCTGTCGCCATTTCTAAATCAGGCATTACTGATCTGCTAGCACAAAGTGTTATCAAACGCATTAATGGACAAAAGAGTGATTCAGCCTCCACTGGTCTCAAGTACGGTGTGCTTATTATTCTTGTGCTAATCACTATGTCATCGCAAAACGTTATCCCTGTTCACATAGCATTTATCCCTATTCTTATTCCACCTCTTCTTGCTGTGTTTGCTAAATTGAACCTTGATCGCCGTATGATTGCCTGTGTACTCACCTTTGGTTTAGTCACACCATATATGATCTTACCTATTGGTTTTGGTGGCATTTTCCTTAACAATATTTTGTTAAAAAACCTGCATGATAACGGCCTGCAAAATATCACCGCATCCGATGTGCCAATGGCAATGCTACTCCCTGCACTGGGTATGATTTCTGGACTGCTGTTTGCTATTTTTGTTAGCTACCGTAAACCTCGTACTTACCAAGAAACGGAAATGATGCAAATTGATGCGGAGCCAAGCCACATCAATAAAAAGCATGTACTAGTGGCTGTATTAGGTATTATTGCTGCTCTTTCTGTGCAGTTATATACAGGTTCAATGATTATCGGCGCACTTGCTGGATTTATGGTCTTTACCTTTGGTGGCGTAATCGCGTGGAAAGAAACACACGATGTGTTTACTCGCGGTGTACACATGATGGCAATGATTGGCTTTATTATGATTGCCGCAGCAGGTTTTGCTGCTGTCATGAAAGCCACGGGGGGTGTTGAAACCTTAGTTCAAGCATTGTCGACCTCTATTGGTGACAACAAACCACTGGCAGCGTTATTAATGCTCATTGTAGGTTTATTGGTGACTATGGGTATTGGCTCTTCTTTTTCGACTATCCCTATTATCGCAACTATTTATGTACCACTCGCCACAGCCTTTGGATTTTCGCCAATGGCCATCGTTGCACTAGTGGGGACAGCCGCAGCCCTTGGTGATGCCGGTTCACCGGCTTCTGACTCCACTCTTGGCCCAACATCAGGCCTCAATATGGATGGACAACATGAACACATCTGGCAAACCGTGGTTCCTACGTTTATCCATTACAATATCCCATTAATTATTTTTGGATGGATTGCAGCAATGACTCTGTAA
- a CDS encoding IS110 family RNA-guided transposase has protein sequence MTSVTVGLDTAKSIFHAVEKNSSGRILKKAKLPRNKLVSYFANKEACTIAIEACGACHYWSRAFSQLGHTVIIIAPQYVAQHRIGNKNDFNDAEALADVAQREDVRTVPPKSIEQQDAQLLHRVRERYVKQRTALGNQIRGLLAEYGVVIPRGISSLRKALPFVLEDSENELSTLVRIMLDELNNELITWSDKIKNIDKLFVQQARENQQCQKLQTMTGVGPLISSILWVALGDGKNFKNGRHFSAWCGLVPKQHSTGDKARLLGISKRGNTYLRTQLINGARSALKHAKNKDDKLSVWAVNLESRAGFNKACVALANKMARMAWAMIVKQEDYKIQAA, from the coding sequence ATGACAAGCGTAACAGTCGGTTTAGATACAGCCAAATCTATTTTTCATGCTGTAGAGAAAAATTCATCTGGTCGAATACTGAAAAAAGCCAAACTGCCTCGAAATAAATTAGTCAGTTACTTCGCCAATAAAGAGGCTTGTACCATTGCCATCGAAGCGTGTGGAGCGTGCCACTATTGGAGTCGAGCTTTTAGTCAACTAGGACATACTGTCATCATCATTGCACCGCAATATGTTGCTCAGCATCGTATTGGCAACAAAAATGATTTCAATGATGCAGAAGCGCTTGCTGATGTTGCACAACGCGAAGATGTGAGAACGGTTCCGCCGAAAAGTATTGAGCAGCAAGATGCACAACTGCTACATCGAGTGAGGGAGCGATATGTGAAGCAAAGAACCGCGTTAGGCAATCAGATTCGAGGTCTCTTAGCTGAGTATGGAGTCGTCATCCCCAGAGGCATCTCTTCTCTAAGAAAAGCCTTGCCTTTTGTTTTAGAAGATTCAGAGAATGAGCTGAGCACTCTTGTTCGAATCATGCTCGATGAGCTTAATAATGAACTCATTACTTGGAGCGACAAAATAAAAAACATCGATAAGCTTTTTGTTCAGCAGGCTCGAGAGAACCAACAGTGTCAAAAGCTTCAAACTATGACAGGAGTTGGGCCATTAATTTCGAGCATTCTCTGGGTGGCTCTTGGTGACGGTAAGAATTTCAAAAATGGTCGCCATTTTTCTGCCTGGTGTGGTCTGGTGCCAAAACAGCACTCTACAGGTGATAAAGCTCGCTTATTAGGAATAAGTAAGCGAGGAAATACCTACTTACGAACTCAACTTATCAATGGAGCGAGAAGCGCTTTGAAGCATGCCAAAAATAAAGATGACAAACTCAGTGTTTGGGCGGTGAATTTAGAATCTCGAGCCGGATTCAATAAAGCTTGTGTGGCGCTCGCGAATAAGATGGCCAGAATGGCTTGGGCAATGATCGTAAAACAAGAAGACTACAAAATTCAAGCAGCCTAG